In Bacillus sp. FJAT-45037, the following are encoded in one genomic region:
- a CDS encoding DUF1657 domain-containing protein, with amino-acid sequence MSVAGQVKGTLFSLKGIEATLSKLALQSVDDEAQRVYHHGALKVRTIVKEMEDQVMFLEREEPQYKGN; translated from the coding sequence ATGTCAGTCGCTGGACAAGTGAAAGGAACTCTTTTTTCATTAAAAGGAATTGAGGCAACTTTATCTAAATTAGCGCTGCAATCGGTTGATGATGAAGCGCAGCGGGTTTATCATCATGGGGCATTGAAGGTACGAACGATTGTTAAGGAAATGGAAGATCAAGTGATGTTTTTAGAACGTGAAGAGCCACAATATAAAGGAAATTAA
- a CDS encoding DUF421 domain-containing protein: MPGWLEVASRSIGVLILLFMFFRGFIRKPVGECSSFEFSLVVGISIIGAIGAFNLQIPIAFVLVALFVWGSVAIGLSVAVEKSSKLRTFMYGRGIPMMKDGKILEDNMSKQHVTTDELLRKLRSKNIFQTSDVEFAVLESNGELNVLLKSEKQPVNPSTLQMNVAQTKQPETIIKDGEIMDEPLATRGLNREWLHTELSKLDASVENVFLAQVDRDGQLNVDLFDDKITVPEPTELALLAAGLKKVQADFSIYALDTDNEQSKKRYIWCEKEVAQLIDTLKPYTN, from the coding sequence ATGCCTGGATGGCTTGAGGTTGCGAGTAGAAGTATTGGTGTTCTCATTCTTTTATTTATGTTCTTTCGTGGATTTATAAGAAAGCCAGTGGGAGAATGTTCCTCGTTTGAATTTTCATTAGTAGTCGGGATATCAATCATCGGGGCCATAGGAGCCTTTAATTTGCAAATCCCTATTGCTTTTGTTTTAGTTGCTTTATTTGTATGGGGCAGTGTTGCAATAGGACTTTCTGTAGCTGTTGAGAAAAGTTCGAAGCTTAGGACATTTATGTACGGTCGGGGTATTCCGATGATGAAAGACGGGAAAATTCTCGAAGATAATATGTCCAAACAACATGTGACAACAGACGAATTGTTAAGGAAATTACGGTCAAAAAATATCTTTCAAACTTCAGATGTAGAATTTGCTGTATTAGAATCGAACGGTGAATTAAATGTGTTATTAAAGTCAGAAAAACAGCCAGTCAACCCATCTACATTACAAATGAATGTCGCGCAGACAAAACAACCAGAGACAATCATTAAAGATGGCGAGATCATGGATGAGCCACTTGCTACACGAGGATTAAATCGTGAATGGCTTCATACAGAATTATCGAAACTAGATGCTTCCGTTGAAAATGTTTTTCTAGCTCAGGTCGATCGAGATGGTCAGTTAAATGTTGATTTATTTGATGACAAAATCACGGTTCCAGAACCGACGGAACTTGCGTTGCTTGCAGCGGGGCTGAAAAAAGTACAGGCTGATTTTTCGATATATGCACTTGATACAGACAATGAGCAATCAAAAAAAAGATATATATGGTGTGAAAAAGAAGTCGCTCAACTCATTGACACGTTAAAACCTTATACGAATTAA
- a CDS encoding DUF421 domain-containing protein, whose amino-acid sequence MIFQELAIVTGRIFTILPLLLFMTLTMGKRSIGQVPIFDFLVIVTLASVTGADIADPNVSHIHTAYAIVIIALFQKAVAFSVIRHRPFGKWITFEPTVVVKEGKMLVDNVTAIRYSIDNVLQMLRQKGVFDIGDVHLAIIEANGDISVQKKPNKATPSLEDLNLKKKYLGISYPVIIEGEMREEVLKQLDITKESLQKRLENMGVIRLEKIFLCTITHEGDLQLSYSSKDDRYELVQH is encoded by the coding sequence ATGATTTTCCAAGAGTTAGCTATTGTTACAGGTCGCATCTTCACCATACTCCCTTTGTTACTATTCATGACATTAACGATGGGGAAACGCTCGATCGGTCAAGTGCCTATATTTGATTTTTTGGTCATTGTCACGCTAGCCTCTGTCACTGGTGCTGATATTGCTGATCCAAACGTAAGTCATATTCATACAGCTTATGCCATTGTCATCATTGCTCTCTTTCAAAAAGCCGTTGCATTTTCAGTGATTCGTCATCGCCCTTTCGGTAAATGGATTACCTTTGAACCGACTGTTGTCGTCAAGGAAGGAAAGATGCTAGTGGATAATGTCACGGCAATTCGTTATTCCATCGATAATGTCCTGCAAATGCTGAGACAAAAGGGTGTCTTTGATATTGGAGATGTTCATTTAGCGATCATTGAAGCCAATGGAGATATTAGTGTGCAAAAGAAGCCTAATAAAGCAACACCGAGCTTGGAGGACCTAAATTTGAAGAAGAAATACCTTGGTATCTCATATCCAGTCATTATTGAAGGGGAAATGCGTGAGGAGGTATTGAAGCAATTAGACATTACGAAAGAATCACTCCAAAAACGCCTTGAAAATATGGGAGTGATTCGACTTGAAAAAATATTTTTATGCACGATTACACATGAGGGAGATCTTCAGCTCTCTTATTCATCAAAAGATGATCGCTATGAGCTCGTGCAACATTAA
- a CDS encoding D-alanyl-D-alanine carboxypeptidase family protein: MIKRVVYVGLISLFLFSSMLTSSIEVDARNFSVSAQASILMEQESGRVLYEKNAREPLRIASITKIMTAILAVESGKMKDVVKVSSNAEGTEGSSIYLRAGEKILLEDLVYGLMLRSGNDSAVAIAEHVGGSLEGFVYLMNEKAKELGMSNTLFQNPHGLDDHEDHYSSAYDMAVLTRYAMNHPTYQEISSTKTHRVEGDQIRVWTNKNRLLTELYPHSTGGKTGFTKRARRTLVSTASKDDLDLITVTLNAPSDWHDHMNLFNWAFDTFKLETLVKEGEFTEVEDAFYKGHIFSSYAFEYPLASNEVDQLDKRVTLYTPPTEDKREGYIPPQPVGKVELSLAAERIGQVPLYYDAPEGEQKKGFWSRFLGVFQITLGVRSGD, from the coding sequence ATGATAAAACGCGTGGTTTATGTAGGCCTTATAAGTTTATTCTTATTTTCATCAATGCTAACGTCATCAATCGAAGTCGATGCACGTAATTTCTCTGTATCTGCACAGGCCTCTATTTTAATGGAGCAAGAGTCAGGGCGAGTGTTATATGAGAAAAATGCACGCGAGCCACTTAGGATAGCCAGTATTACAAAAATCATGACAGCTATTTTAGCGGTTGAATCCGGAAAAATGAAGGATGTTGTGAAAGTTTCTTCGAATGCTGAAGGCACAGAAGGTTCATCGATTTACCTTAGGGCAGGAGAAAAAATCTTACTTGAAGATCTTGTCTATGGATTAATGCTACGAAGTGGAAATGACTCTGCTGTTGCCATTGCTGAACATGTAGGGGGAAGTTTGGAAGGCTTTGTTTATTTAATGAACGAAAAAGCGAAAGAACTCGGAATGTCAAACACACTATTTCAAAATCCACATGGACTAGACGACCACGAGGACCATTACTCCTCGGCTTATGACATGGCAGTCCTAACGCGCTATGCTATGAACCATCCGACGTATCAAGAGATATCATCGACAAAAACACACCGAGTTGAGGGAGATCAGATTCGTGTATGGACGAATAAAAACCGTTTATTAACAGAATTGTATCCTCATTCAACGGGTGGAAAAACGGGCTTCACAAAGCGTGCTAGACGAACACTCGTGTCAACAGCGAGTAAAGATGACCTTGACTTAATTACAGTGACACTTAATGCACCAAGTGATTGGCATGATCATATGAATCTATTTAACTGGGCATTTGATACATTTAAATTAGAGACATTGGTAAAAGAGGGTGAGTTTACTGAAGTGGAGGATGCTTTTTACAAAGGACATATTTTTAGTTCGTATGCCTTTGAATACCCACTTGCAAGCAATGAAGTCGACCAGCTCGATAAGCGTGTAACATTGTATACCCCACCAACTGAAGATAAGCGGGAAGGATATATTCCACCTCAACCAGTTGGGAAAGTTGAGCTTAGCCTAGCAGCAGAAAGAATTGGTCAGGTTCCGCTCTATTATGATGCTCCTGAAGGCGAACAGAAAAAAGGATTTTGGTCGAGATTTTTAGGAGTTTTCCAGATCACGCTTGGGGTGAGGTCGGGTGATTAA
- a CDS encoding nucleoside recognition domain-containing protein has product MINKIWVGMLVIGILFAAVNGRMEEVNEAIFSGAKDAVAICIGLISILVFWLGLMKIAQVAGVLKGLAKVMRPLATRLFPEVPANHPAMGYILSNMTANLFGLGNAATPMGIKAMEQLKELNEGKDSASRSMITLLAINTASITLIPTTVISIRMSYDSVSPTEIVGTTLLATTCSTAGAILIDRYFYYRRLRKGRA; this is encoded by the coding sequence GTGATTAATAAAATTTGGGTGGGGATGCTCGTCATCGGCATACTATTTGCGGCTGTAAACGGTAGGATGGAAGAAGTAAATGAAGCGATTTTTTCGGGAGCAAAAGATGCAGTCGCTATTTGTATCGGCCTCATTAGTATTCTTGTGTTTTGGTTAGGTTTGATGAAAATCGCTCAAGTTGCAGGAGTGCTCAAAGGGTTAGCGAAAGTCATGCGACCACTTGCAACAAGATTATTTCCGGAAGTTCCAGCTAATCATCCTGCAATGGGTTATATTCTCTCCAATATGACAGCCAATTTATTTGGTTTAGGCAATGCAGCGACGCCGATGGGGATCAAAGCGATGGAACAGTTAAAAGAATTAAATGAAGGGAAAGACTCTGCTAGTCGTTCTATGATTACGCTTCTTGCGATAAATACAGCAAGCATCACCCTTATCCCGACAACGGTCATTTCCATTCGAATGAGTTACGACTCTGTTTCACCAACAGAGATTGTTGGAACGACGCTCTTAGCAACAACCTGTTCGACTGCGGGAGCGATTTTGATTGATCGATATTTTTATTATCGGCGACTGAGAAAGGGGAGAGCCTAA
- a CDS encoding spore maturation protein, producing MGALTIISIWFIPVLIGFILVYGTYKKVPTYETFVEGAKDGFGMAISIIPYLVGMLVAISVFRASGAMEFLIELMKPMLEVVGVPSEIVPLAMIRPISGTGALGMTSDLIATYGPDSFIGRLASTMQGSTDTTLYVLTVYFGAVGIKKMGDALKVGLLADLVGIIASIIIVTIVFGM from the coding sequence TTGGGTGCTTTAACCATCATCTCCATATGGTTCATACCTGTTCTCATCGGCTTCATTCTTGTGTATGGGACGTATAAAAAAGTACCGACATATGAAACCTTTGTTGAAGGAGCAAAAGATGGATTTGGGATGGCAATCTCGATCATTCCCTATTTAGTAGGGATGCTTGTTGCAATTTCTGTCTTTCGAGCCTCGGGTGCGATGGAATTTCTCATAGAATTAATGAAGCCTATGCTAGAAGTGGTTGGGGTTCCATCAGAGATCGTTCCATTAGCGATGATCAGACCAATATCAGGAACTGGAGCACTTGGGATGACGAGTGATTTAATCGCGACGTATGGGCCGGATTCATTTATCGGTCGACTAGCATCGACAATGCAAGGTAGTACGGATACAACATTGTACGTATTAACGGTTTACTTCGGGGCAGTTGGCATTAAAAAGATGGGAGACGCGTTAAAAGTAGGGTTACTAGCAGATTTAGTTGGAATTATTGCTTCGATTATTATCGTGACGATTGTTTTCGGTATGTAA
- a CDS encoding pseudouridine synthase, whose product MERLQKVIAQAGISSRRKAETLISDGKVRVNGKVVTELGVKVNAHKDEIEVEGVPIDRETPVYFLMYKPQGVISSVKDEKGRKVVTDFIDVEQRVFPVGRLDYDTSGLLLLTNDGDFANQLMHPKFKIEKVYVAKVRGIPTREEIKRLQDGVMLEDGKTAPAKVKIMSFDKKKQTAIVRIVIHEGKNRQVRRMFDAISHPVMKLKREQYSFLNLHSMNPGDVRPLKPIEVKHLRELAFTKPS is encoded by the coding sequence ATGGAACGTTTACAGAAAGTTATTGCACAAGCAGGAATTTCGTCAAGAAGAAAGGCAGAGACCTTAATTTCTGACGGCAAAGTTAGAGTGAATGGAAAAGTAGTGACAGAACTTGGTGTGAAAGTAAATGCACATAAAGATGAAATTGAAGTAGAAGGCGTACCAATTGATCGCGAGACACCCGTTTATTTTCTAATGTACAAGCCCCAAGGTGTTATCTCGAGTGTGAAAGATGAAAAAGGTCGCAAAGTTGTAACAGACTTCATAGATGTCGAGCAACGTGTCTTCCCGGTTGGTCGTCTAGATTATGATACATCTGGTTTATTATTATTAACAAATGATGGGGATTTTGCTAATCAACTTATGCATCCAAAATTTAAGATTGAAAAAGTGTACGTTGCCAAAGTACGAGGTATACCGACGCGTGAAGAGATCAAAAGATTACAAGATGGTGTGATGTTAGAAGATGGGAAGACTGCTCCTGCAAAAGTGAAAATCATGTCATTTGATAAGAAGAAACAAACGGCGATTGTTCGCATTGTTATTCACGAGGGGAAAAATCGTCAAGTGCGTCGGATGTTTGATGCGATTAGTCATCCTGTCATGAAGTTGAAGCGTGAGCAATATAGCTTCTTAAACTTACACAGCATGAATCCTGGTGATGTGAGACCACTTAAGCCAATTGAAGTTAAGCATTTGCGAGAACTAGCTTTCACGAAACCGTCATAA
- the resA gene encoding thiol-disulfide oxidoreductase ResA produces the protein MKQKRLIMRTSILAVIAIALAYTFYSNFIADHSVARAGNDAINFAVVDLEGERIELEDYKGKGVFLNFWGTYCPPCVEEMPVMEDLYREYKEQGVEIIAVNANETDVVVKQFANRLNLTFPIAIDKGRQIIDAYGIRPLPTTILIDEHGEIVKVHTGGMREAQVREFLEQIKPGT, from the coding sequence ATGAAGCAAAAACGATTAATCATGCGTACGTCTATTCTTGCTGTGATTGCAATCGCCCTTGCCTATACGTTTTATTCCAACTTTATTGCAGATCATAGTGTTGCTAGAGCGGGAAACGATGCGATTAACTTCGCCGTGGTTGACCTTGAAGGAGAACGTATTGAGTTAGAGGATTATAAAGGAAAAGGCGTTTTCTTGAATTTCTGGGGAACGTATTGCCCTCCTTGTGTGGAAGAGATGCCAGTAATGGAAGATCTTTATCGTGAATACAAGGAACAAGGTGTCGAAATAATCGCTGTTAACGCTAATGAAACAGATGTTGTCGTTAAGCAGTTTGCTAATCGCTTGAACTTAACATTCCCTATTGCCATCGATAAAGGTAGACAAATCATTGATGCTTACGGCATACGTCCTTTACCAACGACGATTTTAATCGATGAACATGGTGAGATTGTTAAAGTCCACACCGGTGGAATGAGAGAAGCTCAAGTTAGGGAATTTTTAGAACAAATAAAACCAGGTACTTAA
- a CDS encoding cytochrome c biogenesis protein ResB: MNKVTCECGHQNPHGTEICESCGKPIEENDTQKKLLDMKYEGVARRSQTYTTTIIDKIWMFFSSVKVGIWIIVLTLLASSLGTIFPQEMYIPPTAVASIYYAEEYGYAGEIYYLLGLHNLYSSWWYMLLIAALGVSIIIASLDRAIPLHRALKTQRVTRHANFMKRQRVFGTSSISSEEVDETFAKVRQRLEEKKYKIAEENGNLVAEKGRFARWGPYVNHVGLIIFLIGCMLRYFPGMYIDEHVWVREGEEVVVPGTDGQYFIANERFMIETYDENDERFSEAIERSGNPVISNFQTDAVLYERTEAETVGERGELVKVAEHPIRVNYPLSYDGFNFYQLSYKLNEFKTMSFTLEDKETGDTFGRMDIDLYNPQPSYDLGDGYEVRIQEYFPDYFLNDNNVPATRSSIPDNPVFIFNMITPETPEGEVSFVGIRQNLEPLGENDYKMTFVDVETNNVTSLGVRRDRTIPILIVGGVIFMFGLIQGAYWAHRRVWLQRINGEVWISGHTNKNWLTLRKDIDESIQETTLDPPLDQVEEEEKLTKQINNTEMKS; this comes from the coding sequence ATGAACAAGGTAACCTGTGAATGTGGGCATCAAAATCCTCATGGTACAGAAATATGCGAATCATGCGGAAAGCCAATCGAGGAGAACGACACCCAAAAGAAACTTCTTGATATGAAGTATGAGGGTGTGGCAAGACGTTCACAAACATACACAACTACTATCATTGATAAAATATGGATGTTCTTTTCGAGTGTAAAAGTAGGGATCTGGATTATCGTTCTGACACTACTAGCATCCTCACTTGGAACGATCTTTCCACAAGAAATGTATATTCCACCGACGGCGGTTGCGTCGATCTATTATGCTGAGGAATACGGATATGCGGGGGAGATTTATTATTTACTAGGTCTTCACAATTTGTATAGCTCTTGGTGGTATATGTTACTCATTGCAGCTCTTGGTGTTTCTATTATTATTGCCAGTCTTGATCGTGCTATACCGTTACATCGTGCTTTAAAAACACAAAGAGTGACAAGACATGCTAATTTTATGAAAAGACAGCGTGTGTTTGGTACATCATCAATTTCGAGTGAGGAAGTCGACGAAACGTTTGCAAAGGTAAGACAACGACTAGAAGAGAAAAAATACAAGATTGCTGAAGAAAATGGAAATCTTGTTGCTGAAAAAGGTCGTTTTGCTCGTTGGGGCCCTTATGTGAATCATGTCGGTCTTATTATTTTCTTAATTGGTTGTATGTTGCGCTACTTCCCTGGGATGTACATTGATGAACATGTGTGGGTCCGAGAAGGAGAAGAAGTCGTTGTTCCGGGTACCGACGGTCAATACTTTATTGCTAATGAACGTTTTATGATAGAAACATATGATGAAAATGATGAGCGTTTTAGTGAAGCAATTGAGCGTTCAGGTAATCCTGTCATTAGTAATTTCCAAACGGATGCCGTGTTGTATGAACGTACGGAAGCTGAGACTGTGGGAGAACGAGGAGAGTTAGTAAAAGTAGCTGAACACCCTATTCGTGTGAACTACCCACTAAGTTATGATGGATTTAATTTCTATCAACTTAGCTACAAACTTAATGAATTTAAGACGATGAGTTTTACATTAGAAGACAAAGAAACAGGGGACACGTTCGGGCGAATGGATATTGACCTTTATAACCCGCAACCAAGTTATGACTTAGGTGATGGGTATGAGGTGCGGATCCAAGAATACTTCCCTGACTATTTCTTGAATGACAACAATGTGCCTGCCACACGTTCAAGCATTCCTGATAACCCTGTATTTATTTTCAATATGATCACGCCAGAAACACCAGAAGGAGAAGTGAGTTTCGTCGGTATTAGACAGAACCTCGAACCACTCGGTGAAAATGATTATAAGATGACCTTTGTTGATGTAGAGACGAACAATGTTACCTCGCTTGGAGTCAGACGAGATCGAACAATTCCTATCCTAATTGTTGGTGGAGTCATCTTTATGTTTGGACTTATTCAAGGTGCTTATTGGGCCCATCGTAGAGTGTGGCTACAACGAATCAATGGAGAAGTGTGGATTTCAGGTCATACAAATAAGAACTGGTTAACACTTAGAAAAGACATTGACGAATCGATTCAAGAAACAACATTGGATCCACCGCTTGATCAGGTGGAAGAAGAAGAAAAACTGACAAAACAAATAAATAACACGGAAATGAAAAGCTAG
- the ccsA gene encoding cytochrome c biogenesis protein CcsA codes for MAALSGNLLYVAFFLYLASTIAFAVSVTGRKWRDKAGEVKGNKWGAIGFISSVAASVFAIGFFITRWIHAGHAPVSNMFEYMTFLGISIGIAFVIIYAIYRSNVVGMFTLPLVMLIIAYASLFPREVEPLIPALQSSWLKIHVITVALGQGILTIGMAAGLVYLARTLDFTKRNRRTFSFELVMYSLISLLGFIIISYTFSALNYEANFNYVNENDVEVQMEYNLPALVGPHEGQLLTENRMEPFFNAPAIIRSNDLNTVIWSLITGLLLYVVLRLVLRKRIGGAIQPLLKGVSPQAVDEVSYRAIAIGFPVFALGGLIFAMIWAQIAWSRFWGWDPKEVWALITFLFYAAYLHLRLSRGWQGERSAWLCVIGFGLIMFNLVFVNLVIAGLHSYA; via the coding sequence ATGGCAGCTTTAAGTGGGAATTTACTCTACGTTGCCTTTTTCCTCTATCTTGCATCGACCATTGCCTTCGCTGTATCGGTAACAGGTAGGAAGTGGCGTGACAAGGCAGGAGAAGTAAAGGGAAATAAATGGGGAGCAATTGGCTTTATCTCGTCTGTTGCAGCATCTGTCTTTGCGATAGGGTTTTTTATTACAAGATGGATCCATGCTGGACATGCTCCTGTAAGTAATATGTTTGAGTATATGACATTCCTTGGTATTTCAATAGGAATTGCCTTTGTAATCATTTATGCTATTTATCGTTCGAATGTCGTTGGCATGTTCACATTACCACTTGTTATGTTGATCATTGCTTACGCCTCTTTGTTTCCAAGAGAAGTGGAGCCACTGATTCCAGCTTTACAAAGTAGTTGGTTGAAAATCCACGTCATTACAGTTGCTCTAGGACAAGGAATTCTAACGATCGGTATGGCAGCGGGTCTAGTGTATCTTGCTCGAACATTAGATTTCACGAAACGAAACCGCCGTACGTTTTCATTTGAATTAGTTATGTATTCATTAATTAGTTTATTAGGCTTCATTATCATTAGCTATACGTTCTCGGCCTTGAACTATGAGGCGAATTTTAACTATGTAAATGAAAATGATGTTGAAGTTCAAATGGAATATAACTTGCCTGCCTTAGTAGGTCCACATGAAGGTCAATTACTGACGGAAAATCGTATGGAACCATTCTTTAACGCACCAGCGATTATTCGAAGTAATGATTTAAATACAGTTATTTGGTCACTTATTACAGGACTGCTCTTATATGTAGTTCTAAGACTCGTTCTACGTAAACGAATAGGTGGAGCTATTCAACCATTATTAAAAGGTGTTAGCCCACAAGCGGTTGATGAAGTGAGCTATCGTGCGATTGCGATTGGGTTCCCTGTTTTTGCGCTTGGAGGATTAATCTTCGCTATGATCTGGGCTCAAATTGCTTGGTCACGCTTTTGGGGATGGGACCCTAAGGAAGTATGGGCTCTTATTACTTTCTTATTCTACGCAGCGTACTTGCATTTAAGATTATCTAGAGGATGGCAAGGGGAACGTTCTGCATGGTTATGTGTTATCGGATTTGGGCTTATTATGTTTAATCTAGTCTTTGTTAACTTAGTTATAGCTGGGTTGCATTCATACGCATAA
- a CDS encoding response regulator, which produces MEKEARILVVDDEDRIRRLLKMYFERENYEVEEAENGEEALELALKTDYDLILLDIMMPGIDGIEVCQELRKTKATPVIMLTAKGEETNRVQGFEVGTDDYIVKPFSPREVVLRVKALLRRSSTTKFLQTDTQTKDVLVFSHLMIDNDAHRVTVAGDEISLTPKEYELLHYLAQSPDKVFSREQLLKDVWNYDFFGDLRTVDTHIKRLREKLNRMSPDAAAMISTVWGVGYKFEAAKE; this is translated from the coding sequence ATGGAAAAAGAAGCGCGTATTTTAGTCGTGGATGATGAAGATCGTATTCGTCGTTTATTAAAGATGTATTTTGAAAGAGAAAACTATGAAGTAGAAGAAGCTGAAAATGGGGAAGAAGCATTAGAGCTGGCACTTAAAACAGATTATGACCTTATTTTACTAGATATTATGATGCCTGGAATTGATGGAATCGAAGTCTGTCAAGAATTGCGCAAAACGAAAGCAACACCAGTGATTATGTTAACAGCAAAAGGCGAAGAAACGAACCGTGTGCAAGGTTTTGAAGTTGGGACAGATGATTATATTGTCAAGCCTTTTAGTCCTAGAGAAGTTGTCTTACGTGTGAAAGCGCTACTACGTAGATCATCGACAACTAAATTTCTGCAGACCGATACACAAACTAAAGATGTTTTAGTTTTTTCTCACTTAATGATCGATAATGATGCCCACCGAGTTACGGTAGCGGGTGATGAGATTAGCTTAACCCCTAAAGAATATGAATTGTTGCATTATTTAGCACAATCCCCTGATAAAGTATTTTCGCGTGAGCAATTACTAAAGGATGTGTGGAATTATGACTTCTTTGGTGATTTAAGAACCGTTGATACACATATTAAGAGGCTGCGAGAAAAATTAAACCGAATGTCACCTGATGCTGCAGCGATGATCTCCACTGTTTGGGGTGTTGGTTATAAATTCGAGGCTGCGAAAGAATAA